In one Paramormyrops kingsleyae isolate MSU_618 chromosome 18, PKINGS_0.4, whole genome shotgun sequence genomic region, the following are encoded:
- the cops6 gene encoding COP9 signalosome complex subunit 6 isoform X1, protein MATSNGGGMEVDGESASPGVMASGVTGSVSVALHPLVILNISDHWIRIRSQEGRPMQVIGALIGKQEGRNIEVMNSFELLSHTMDDRTHIDKEYYYTKEEQFKQVFKDLEFLGWYTTGGPPDQSDIHVHKQVCEIIESPLFLKLNPMTKHTDLPVSVYESVIDIINGEATMLFAELTYTLATEEAERIGVDHVARMTSTGTGENSTVAEHLIAQHSAIKMLHSRVKVILEYVKAVEAGEVPFNHEILREANALCHRLPVLSTLKFKTDFYDQCNDVGLMAYLGTITKTCNSMNQFINKFNVLYDRQGIGRRMRGLFF, encoded by the exons ATGGCGACCAGTAACGGAGGGGGAATGGAGGTGGACGGAGAATCAG CCAGCCCCGGGGTGATGGCCTCGGGGGTGACGGGGAGTGTGTCGGTGGCCCTTCATCCACTTGTGATCCTCAACATCTCTGACCACTGGATCCGAATCCGTTCTCAGGAGGGCCGGCCGATGCAGG TGATTGGTGCCCTCATTGGAAAGCAGGAGGGCAGGAACATTGAGGTCATGAACTCTTTTGAGCTCCTTTCCCACACAATGGATGACAGAACACACATCGACAAGGAATACTACTACACCAAAGAGGAGCAGT TTAAGCAGGTCTTTAAGGACCTGGAGTTCCTGGGTTGGTACACGACTGGCGGCCCTCCTGACCAATCAGATATCCACGTTCACAAGCAG GTGTGTGAAATCATTGAGAGCCCTTTGTTTCTCAAGCTGAATCCCATGACAAAGCATACAGAT CTACCAGTCAGCGTGTATGAGTCTGTGATCGACATTATCAATGGAGAG GCGACTATGCTGTTCGCCGAACTGACCTACACACTGGCTACAGAGGAAGCAGAGCGTATTGGGGTTGACCATGTGGCACGAATGACCTCCACTGGCACTGGAGAGAATTCCACTG TGGCGGAGCACCTCATAGCACAGCACAGCGCCATCAAAATGCTGCACAGCCGAGTGAAGGTCATCCTGGAATATGTCAAGGCTGTGGAGGCAG GAGAGGTTCCCTTCAACCACGAGATCCTGAGAGAGGCCAATGCGCTATGCCACCGGCTACCTGTCCTGAGCACCCTCAAGTTCAAGACAGATTTCTATGAT CAATGTAATGATGTTGGTCTCATGGCATACCTGGGCACCATCACCAAGACCTGCAACAGCATGAACCAGTTCATCAACAAGTTCAATGTGCTGTATGACCGACAGGGCATCGGACGTAGGATGAGGGGACTGTTCTTCTGA
- the cops6 gene encoding COP9 signalosome complex subunit 6 isoform X2, which translates to MASGVTGSVSVALHPLVILNISDHWIRIRSQEGRPMQVIGALIGKQEGRNIEVMNSFELLSHTMDDRTHIDKEYYYTKEEQFKQVFKDLEFLGWYTTGGPPDQSDIHVHKQVCEIIESPLFLKLNPMTKHTDLPVSVYESVIDIINGEATMLFAELTYTLATEEAERIGVDHVARMTSTGTGENSTVAEHLIAQHSAIKMLHSRVKVILEYVKAVEAGEVPFNHEILREANALCHRLPVLSTLKFKTDFYDQCNDVGLMAYLGTITKTCNSMNQFINKFNVLYDRQGIGRRMRGLFF; encoded by the exons ATGGCCTCGGGGGTGACGGGGAGTGTGTCGGTGGCCCTTCATCCACTTGTGATCCTCAACATCTCTGACCACTGGATCCGAATCCGTTCTCAGGAGGGCCGGCCGATGCAGG TGATTGGTGCCCTCATTGGAAAGCAGGAGGGCAGGAACATTGAGGTCATGAACTCTTTTGAGCTCCTTTCCCACACAATGGATGACAGAACACACATCGACAAGGAATACTACTACACCAAAGAGGAGCAGT TTAAGCAGGTCTTTAAGGACCTGGAGTTCCTGGGTTGGTACACGACTGGCGGCCCTCCTGACCAATCAGATATCCACGTTCACAAGCAG GTGTGTGAAATCATTGAGAGCCCTTTGTTTCTCAAGCTGAATCCCATGACAAAGCATACAGAT CTACCAGTCAGCGTGTATGAGTCTGTGATCGACATTATCAATGGAGAG GCGACTATGCTGTTCGCCGAACTGACCTACACACTGGCTACAGAGGAAGCAGAGCGTATTGGGGTTGACCATGTGGCACGAATGACCTCCACTGGCACTGGAGAGAATTCCACTG TGGCGGAGCACCTCATAGCACAGCACAGCGCCATCAAAATGCTGCACAGCCGAGTGAAGGTCATCCTGGAATATGTCAAGGCTGTGGAGGCAG GAGAGGTTCCCTTCAACCACGAGATCCTGAGAGAGGCCAATGCGCTATGCCACCGGCTACCTGTCCTGAGCACCCTCAAGTTCAAGACAGATTTCTATGAT CAATGTAATGATGTTGGTCTCATGGCATACCTGGGCACCATCACCAAGACCTGCAACAGCATGAACCAGTTCATCAACAAGTTCAATGTGCTGTATGACCGACAGGGCATCGGACGTAGGATGAGGGGACTGTTCTTCTGA
- the LOC111852950 gene encoding aurora kinase B-like isoform X1, whose amino-acid sequence MQNKENYDPKAPQRQLTTPVGLAGPQRVLRNPGAEVSSKATLAGPGRVPSSDSQAQKFSIKNFDIGRPLGKGKFGNVYLARERKLKFIVALKVLFKSQMEKEGVEHQLRREIEIQSHLRHPNILRFYNYFHDRTRVFLILEYAPRGEMYKELQRCGRFDDQRTATYMEELSDALQYCHERKVIHRDIKPENLLLGFRGELKIADFGWSVHAPSMRRRTMCGTLDYLPPEMIEGHTHDEKVDLWCIGVLCYECLVGNPPFESASHAETYKRITKVDLQFPKVVSEGARDLISRLLRHSPSARLPLQHVTEHPWVRANSRRVLPPVYNPKNA is encoded by the exons ATGcag AACAAGGAGAATTATGACCCAAAAGCACCTCAGAGACAG CTCACCACTCCGGTTGGTCTGGCTGGACCCCAACGTGTGCTGCGAAATCCTGGTGCTGAGGTCAGCAGTAAAGCTACGCTCGCAG GCCCTGGAAGAGTGCCGAGCAGTGACTCCCAAGCCCA GAAATTCTCCATCAAGAACTTTGATATTGGCCGCCCGCTTGGCAAAGGCAAATTTGGGAATGTGTACCTGGCACGGGAGCGGAAGTTGAAATTCATCGTGGCTCTGAAGGTTCTCTTCAAGTCTCAGATGGAGAAGGAGGGGGTGGAACACCAACTTCGGAGAGAGATTGAGATCCAGTCCCACCTTAG GCACCCCAACATCTTGCGCTTCTACAATTACTTCCATGACCGCACACGTGTGTTCCTTATCTTGGAGTATGCCCCACGTGGTGAGATGTATAAGGAGCTGCAGCGGTGCGGCCGTTTTGATGATCAGCGAACAGCTACG TACATGGAGGAGTTGTCGGATGCGCTGCAGTACTGCCACGAGAGGAAGGTCATCCACCGAGACATCAAACCGGAAAACCTGCTACTGGGCTTCCGGGGCGAGCTCAAGATTGCAGACTTTGGCTGGTCTGTCCATGCTCCATCCATGCG GAGGCGCACTATGTGTGGCACACTGGACTACCTGCCTCCTGAGATGATTGAGGGGCATACACATGATGAGAAGGTGGACCTGTGGTGCATTGGGGTGCTCTGCTACGAATGCCTGGTGGGGAACCCCCCCTTTGAGAGCGCCAGTCATGCAGAGACCTACAAACGCATCACCAAG GTGGACCTGCAGTTCCCCAAGGTGGTGTCAGAAGGTGCACGGGACCTGATCTCCAGGCTGCTGCGCCACAGCCCTTCTGCTCGGCTTCCACTACAACACGTCACTGAGCACCCCTGGGTGCGTGCCAACTCCCGCCGCGTCCTTCCGCCCGTCTACAACCCCAAGAATGCATGA
- the LOC111852950 gene encoding aurora kinase B-like isoform X2, translated as MNKENYDPKAPQRQLTTPVGLAGPQRVLRNPGAEVSSKATLAGPGRVPSSDSQAQKFSIKNFDIGRPLGKGKFGNVYLARERKLKFIVALKVLFKSQMEKEGVEHQLRREIEIQSHLRHPNILRFYNYFHDRTRVFLILEYAPRGEMYKELQRCGRFDDQRTATYMEELSDALQYCHERKVIHRDIKPENLLLGFRGELKIADFGWSVHAPSMRRRTMCGTLDYLPPEMIEGHTHDEKVDLWCIGVLCYECLVGNPPFESASHAETYKRITKVDLQFPKVVSEGARDLISRLLRHSPSARLPLQHVTEHPWVRANSRRVLPPVYNPKNA; from the exons ATG AACAAGGAGAATTATGACCCAAAAGCACCTCAGAGACAG CTCACCACTCCGGTTGGTCTGGCTGGACCCCAACGTGTGCTGCGAAATCCTGGTGCTGAGGTCAGCAGTAAAGCTACGCTCGCAG GCCCTGGAAGAGTGCCGAGCAGTGACTCCCAAGCCCA GAAATTCTCCATCAAGAACTTTGATATTGGCCGCCCGCTTGGCAAAGGCAAATTTGGGAATGTGTACCTGGCACGGGAGCGGAAGTTGAAATTCATCGTGGCTCTGAAGGTTCTCTTCAAGTCTCAGATGGAGAAGGAGGGGGTGGAACACCAACTTCGGAGAGAGATTGAGATCCAGTCCCACCTTAG GCACCCCAACATCTTGCGCTTCTACAATTACTTCCATGACCGCACACGTGTGTTCCTTATCTTGGAGTATGCCCCACGTGGTGAGATGTATAAGGAGCTGCAGCGGTGCGGCCGTTTTGATGATCAGCGAACAGCTACG TACATGGAGGAGTTGTCGGATGCGCTGCAGTACTGCCACGAGAGGAAGGTCATCCACCGAGACATCAAACCGGAAAACCTGCTACTGGGCTTCCGGGGCGAGCTCAAGATTGCAGACTTTGGCTGGTCTGTCCATGCTCCATCCATGCG GAGGCGCACTATGTGTGGCACACTGGACTACCTGCCTCCTGAGATGATTGAGGGGCATACACATGATGAGAAGGTGGACCTGTGGTGCATTGGGGTGCTCTGCTACGAATGCCTGGTGGGGAACCCCCCCTTTGAGAGCGCCAGTCATGCAGAGACCTACAAACGCATCACCAAG GTGGACCTGCAGTTCCCCAAGGTGGTGTCAGAAGGTGCACGGGACCTGATCTCCAGGCTGCTGCGCCACAGCCCTTCTGCTCGGCTTCCACTACAACACGTCACTGAGCACCCCTGGGTGCGTGCCAACTCCCGCCGCGTCCTTCCGCCCGTCTACAACCCCAAGAATGCATGA
- the vamp2 gene encoding vesicle-associated membrane protein 2, producing the protein MSAPAPTAAPAAGESQAPPNLTSNRRLQQTQAQVDEVVDIMRVNVDKVLERDQKLSELDDRADALQAGASQFETSAAKLKNKYWWKNAKMMIILGVICVIVLIVIIVYFSS; encoded by the exons AT GTCTGCTCCAGCTCCcactgctgcccctgcagctggagagagCCAGGCCCCTCCCAACCTTACCAGCAATCGGCGCCTGcagcagacacaggcacaggtggatgag GTGGTGGACATCATGCGTGTGAACGTGGACAAAGTTCTGGAGAGGGACCAGAAGCTGTCAGAGCTTGATGATCGGGCTGATGCACTGCAGGCTGGAGCCTCCCAGTTTGAGACCAGTGCTGCCAAGCTCAAGAATAAGTACTGGTGGAAGAATGCCAAG ATGATGATCATCCTGGGGGTGATTTGCGTGATCGTCCTCATCGTCATCATCG TCTACTTCAGCAGCTAA